CATTTTTTCCTGATTGATATTCACAAAACCATTGTGTACCCAATAGCTTGCAAATGGCTGCCCCGTGGCTGCCTCGCTCTGGGCAATCTCGTTTTCATGATGGGGAAAAATAAGGTCCTTACCTCCGCCATGAATATCAAAAGAAGCACCCAGCAGAACGCAGCTCATGGCTGTACACTCAATGTGCCATCCCGGACGGCCCGGTCCCCAGGGGCTCTGCCAGAAGGGTTCATCCGGCTTGGCGGCCTTCCAGAGGGCAAAATCGTGGGGATTTTTTTTACGGGTATCCACGGCAATACGGGAACCCGCTTCCATATCCTCCAGTTTTCGTCCGGATAGTTTTCCGTAGTCCGCAAAGGTTTCCACGGAAAAGTACACGTCACCGTCCACGGGATAGGCATGGCCTTTTTCGATCAGCAGAGTCACAACATCAATAATGTCCGACATATGTGCCGTGGCTCTGGGCTCAAGATCCGGTCTCAGGACATGAAGACGGTCCATGTCTTCATGGAAAGCCCGTATAAACGTTTCGGAAACGGTGGCGGAATCCGATCCCGTTTCATTGGCTTTCTGAATAATCTTGTCGTCCACATCCGTAAAATTGCGGACATAGGTAACCTCATATCCTTTCACGCGGAAATACCGTACCACCACATCAAAAAAAATGACGGAACGGGCATGGCCGATATGGCTGTAGTCATAAACAGTCGGGCCACATACATAGAGACGCACCCTGCCCTTTTCCATGGGCGTGAAAATTTCTTTTTTCCGGTGCAGGGTATTGTATATGCGTAAGCTCATAAAAACTCTTTCTCCGGCGGATTTGGTAATCAAAAGCCATCTTCAGCTTTTGTGGAAGCCGTATTATAATCATTTCAGTCTGCCTTGCAAACCATCCTTTCCACTTCGCGCCAGAGAAGAACCATGGCCGTAGCGGCCATACCTTCCTTTCTACCAATGGCATCAAGGCCCTCGGTTGTCGTTGCTTTAATATTGATTCTGTCCGGATGAAGACCAAGGGCTTTCGCCAGATTGCGCTTCATCTTTATTTTATGGGGAGAAATTTTAGGTTCCTGGGCAAAAAGAATGGCATCAATATTGATAATACGGAACTTTTTCCTGAAAAGAAGATTTCCTGTCTGTTCAAGAAGCTCCATGCTGCAGACATTTTCATAAGCCGGGTCGGAATCGGGAAACAGTTCACCTATATCTCCCAGTCCCGCAGCGCCCAGCAAGGCGTCACATATGGCATGGGTCAGCACATCGGCATCGGAATGGCCCAGCAGGCCAAGGGGGTAATCCAGGTGTTCACCACCGAGAATCAGGGGGCGTCCAGCGACAAAACGGTGAGTATCATGACCAATTCCTGTTCGGAAATTCATCGGGTGCATACATTTCTCCATATACAGGGTTAGAGTTCCTGCTACGGAGGTAGCTTATACCTTTCCTGTGACAGGGCGTAAAGACGGAATAAATGAATTATACTGTAGGGTATGCCGGAAAGTACCGATCAGAGACTCTCTGAGAGCAGAAGCAAAAAAAAGCAGGAAAGCAGCAATCAATGCACGGTGTGGGTTTCGATACTCATGGAAAATTCGTTCTGCAGAAGGACCATAAGGAGTTCAAGAGATACGGTGTCCATGATGTGGGGATGCCATCCTATGCGGGTCAGGGCATCGTTGATTCCCGCAAGGGTAAACGCACCACCTCCCCGAAGGATATTGTATACATCCTTCACAAGGCGGTGCACATCTCCGGGTTCCAGCCCCTGGCCAGTCAGGCGCATGAGGAGGGTGGCACAAATGTCAGCAGAATTGGCAACAGCAGGAGAAATCACAGGCAACCTCCCTTCGGTAATATGGCCACTCTATCGCGGCACTCGGTTTGAAACGCTGTTTATTCAAAAAAACATTTCATGCTCTATGGTTTCATATTTCAGAAGTGTTCCAGGATGTCCATAGGGAAACAACTTTATTTTCCCGGGATATTTTCCCGTTTCGCATCGAGCACAGGGGAAAAAGAATGGTTTCAAATGCAGCATGAAGACATGACCGCTGCAGAAACCGGCACACAAAAGCAGAAAAAACACAAATGATCAAGATTTAATATTGAAAAGGCAGCCAGTTGTGTTACATCAAATGCACATTGTGCAATACCAATGACTGCTGCGACTGTTCTCCCTCCCCGGGGAAAGCAATGGTATCTGGACTTTTTTCCCGGGGCCTGGATCTGAATAGCAACAAATGGGGAGTTTTTTTTGAAAGAAAATATTCGTATTCTGATCATTGATGACCATCCTCTTTTCAGAGAGGGGCTTAAATCCATTATAGTAAAAAACAAGGCTTTTGAGCTTGTCGGCGAAGCCGGTTCTGGCAAGGACGGATTGCGCATGGCAAGGGAACTGAAGCCTGATCTGGTTATTGTCGATATATCCCTGCCCGACATTAACGGTATTCAACTCACCCGAGATCTGACAGCAGCCTCCCTTTCCCTCCGTATTATTATCGTATCCATGCATGCCAAAATTGATTATATCGCAGAGGCCTTTCAGGCTGGAGCCATTGGCTATATAGCAAAAGATTCCGCATCGGATCGTCTGCTTCAGGGTATTGAAACAGCCATGCGGGGGGATTATTACCTCGACAGCGCGATTTCCCATCAGGTGGTGGAAAAACTGATGCAGTTTCCCGTCAAAGAAGCCAAAATTACCGATTCTGAATACGGTTCCCTCACTCCAAGAGAACAGGAAGTCATGCGGCTTCTGGCCGAGGGGAGCAGTCCAAGAGATATTGGGGACCGCCTTTATATCAGCCCGAAAACCGTGGAGAATCACCGGGCCAACATAATGAAAAAACTGAATGTCCACTCCACAATGGATTTAGTTCGTTATGCGGCCCGCCTGGGCCTGATTGACGTGGATCTCTGGAAGGAATAGGCTGTAATCATAGATTTTTATCATGCATTTTCCCTACCCCGTAATCCCTTCTCCGCATAAATTTTTCCGCTGGCGGACCGATCAGCTGCATTTCCGGGTCAGCGGCAAGAACATCCATGGCAATCTGCATTTCTTTTGTACAGCCCGTAGAATACGTAGCATCCTTACCTACCCACTCCGGAGGTACTTTTTCACCTAAAATGGTGAAGGTTTCGGCTATGTCCTCGTAGGTCTGAAACCGCCAGATGTCAATATATCCACAACGCTGTACAATTTCCCACATATACATGAGATCATCGGCGTCCATGCCGGGCTCGTAATACTGTGACGGATTGATGATAAAGGTGCGGGCAAAACGACTGCGGAGATAATCAATAAAAACTGTCATAATGCGCTTGGCTTCATCAATTTTACCGGGTATGGAACCGATAATCCCGCTGTAAAACATCACAGCCATGCCGTTTTCACGGGCTTTTTTCATCTGGGCAATGATTTTTTTCGCTTTGCGCTCCAGATCAAAGTGGGAAAATCGGATGACATCAGGATGGGCTGGCTTATGGAGAATCTCAACGCTCCCGTCTTCCTGGGTCGATATATTGAAAACGGGTCTTGTAAACTCAAAGCGGGTATCAAAAAAACGACGTTTCTGCTCTGCCCCCCTGGAAATAACCGCATCCGTTTCTTTAAAAACCCTGGCAAAGGTAGTGCAGGCCAGCAGAAGGTTGACATTTTCCCGGGTACCATCGGAAATGACAACAATATTTTCTTCTTTTCGTAAAATTTCAACCAGGGCATTTTTGCTGATCTCCGGGTCGGCCACGATGCGGGCACCATCCAAGGCCTCCTGCAGAGTACTGTCTTCCATCACATCCGCAAAATCCACCTTGGTAAAAATCGGTTCGCCTTTAAAACTGACCACAATTTTATGACCCAGACGGGCAAGATATCGAATAATTTTCAGATCCATCAGAACCTCTCCGGCTTCATCCGCCAGCCAGAGAATTTTTTTTCGCTCCTCACCGTCAGAACAGCGAAAGGGTTCTCCCCGAATTCCCAGAAAACAGAAAAGAGCCTCCACATCCCCTCTGAGACTTTGGGAAAAAATATCAAGAAAGGCATGGCAATCCGGCAGCAAGTCCCCACTGTTCAGCCATAAATCCTTTGCCCCCGTGAGGAGAAAGAGCCGTTGCAGTTCCAGTGTGTTCAGGTTGTCACGGATTTTGCCAAGGGAAACCGGCACTTTTTTCATGGAAGAAAGATCAACATAGTCAAAGGCATCTCGAAAGGCCTGGGACTTCAGAGCTTGAGCTGCTTTGTCATTGCGCTGTCGTTTTTCGTGCAGATAGGGATCAACGATATTGGTCTGGTTGAGAAAAATCCGGAAGAGACGTTTTTCCAGACGGGAGGGAATCATCAGTTCATCACGGGTTTCATGGCGAAACTTAATCTGAAGGAGGGCTTTGAGAAATTCTCTGTCTGATTCATTTTCAATGAAGACATCCACCACTTCCAGTATCCGATCCAGCACCTCACGGTAACGCTGTTGCAAAAAAACGGACTGCTGTTTGCCCATGATAGCCTGATACATCTCCTCAGAGCAGGGGTAGTAACGCTGATCCGGGAGAAGGTGGACCATGAACCCGACCTGTTCCGGCGCGGCCACTTCTTCCGGATAGGCAGCATGATCCAAGTGATTTTCAATGTAAAAGGCTGCTTCCCACGCCTTTTTTTCTCCGCTTTCTACGGCATCTACGTTATTTTGCCTGTTTGGAGGAATCATCGGGAATTACCTATAGACTTTTGGGTTGAGTGGATGGAGAAAAGGCTGCAATCATGGATGTCCCCGCCACATAAACGGCCATGGCGCAGACCACACTGTTCAGAGGTGCTATACCGGGAATATAGCGGGCAGCCAGAACACCCGCTGTCCAAGCCAGAACAGCTACGGGCCGGATAGTGACAAAGGAGCTTTTTTCGAGCCTTTCGTAGCTCGCTTTTCTTACCATATAATAATCTGCAATGAGAACCCCACCTATGGCGGGCAGCATGGTATTCAGAAACGACAGCCAGCCAACAAAATTATTGTAAAGATAAAGAGCCATGAGAGTACCCACGGCTCCATTGATCAGAACAAGTATTTTTTTGGGCCAACGGGTGATATTGGATAAACCCAGCCCTGAAGCATAAAGGGCATTGTCATTGGTCGTCCAGATATTGAGGCCAAGGATTACCATCGCCCAGACAATCATTCCCTGCTGCATCAGCACATCGGCTATGTCGGCTTGCTGGTAGAAGGCCGCACCAACGGCTCCGAAAAGAAACATCAGGCTGTTGCCAAGAAAAAAAGCGATCAGGGTTGTGATCACAGCTATTTTGGTTGATCGGGCAAAACGGGTGAAGTCCGGTGTCAGGGTTCCTCCGCTGATAAAAGAAGCCACACAGATTCCAATGGCCGCAAAAAGAGTCATGGGTTCGGCAGGCACGAGTCCCAGCCATCCTTCCATGCCACCGAAATCCGTAAAGGCTTTTCCAACGGAAAAAAAGCCGAGGACGGCAATGGCCGGCACGGCCACGAAGCTCAAAACTGTCAGCGCACGCATGCCAAACCATGCGGTAAAGGTCATAATCATGCCGGAAACAAGAATAATGAGATGAAGATTCCACCCCGTCACTTTCTGGACAGGAAGGGCAAACATGGCAACCCCTACCCCAAACCATCCGACCTGAGTGACGGCAAGCAGAAAGGACGGCAGAAAGGAACCTTTTTCTCCAAAAGAATAACGGGCAAGAAGGTGGGTGGATAGCCCCGTGCGGGCGGCAATGGCAGCCAGCAGGGCAGTATAGGCTCCGAGAAGGAGGTTGCCCGTCATCACGGCAAGAAAAAACTCCCATGCGCCAAGGCCTGTGCCCAGCTTTCCTCCAGCCCACATGCTGGCGGAAAAAAAGGTGAAGCCCATCATGACCACAAGCATGGACCAGAAGCCTTTCCTGTGGGAATCGGCCACATGGGCGAGGGCAAAATCGTTATCTTTCTGCATAGGATTTTCCATGGACTCTTCCATATTTTCGCATTATCTGAATGGCATGCCTGTCAGGGCCAGCCCCCGCAGTCAGCCTATAAGGCTTCCATACGCCTCATCTCTTCACGGCACAAAGAAACAATATCAACATTCCCAAAAGGTTCCGCATCCAGCCCTGGAAAGCGTTCTTCCAGAAAATCATTGAACGTTTTTCCGGATTGGGCAAGGTTCAGACAGGCTTTCCAGTATCCCTTCACGTCTTCCACATATTCTGGCGTCCAGAAAGCTCTGGATCCGGCATCATAAATAGCGCAGCGCTGAAGCGGAAAGGCCGGATGCTCATACTGGGAAGCAATAAATTCAGGGGCCATCTGAGCCTGCCACCGCAAAAGATCCGTTCCTGTCAGCTTGATGGAAAGAGGCGTTTCGGCCGAAGGGACCGTAAACCGGCCTTCCAGATAGATAAGCGTGGTTTTTTCATAATCTTGAAACCGGTCACGACACATGCGGTGGGTTTTTTCCAGAATTTCCTCCGCACGCACGCCGCCAAAGGTAAAAAACAAAATGGAACGGAGACAGGTCCCCTGCTTGATGGCTTCCTGAATGAGAGCCTGCATGGCATGTTCAAGGCTCGTTCCCGTGGCAACCACATCTCCGATCACAATGCTGGCAACCCTGGGCATGTACACCTTGCTGTATTCACTTTCAATAATATGCCAATGCTCAGGGTCATCATCCACCCTCGCCCGCTGGGCACTAATGAAAGAAGCACCATGGCGATTCCATCCGAAGGCAGAAAAAAGGGCCTCTCTGAGTCCAAAATTCAGCCCGCCACGGAGGATATGGAGAACCAGTGTTTCATTTTCCTCAATGCGGAGTTCCTTTTGAGCCTGTAAAGCCGTGAGAATGCGGGAACAGGCTTTTTCCAGGTTGCGGGTATATCGGATTCCCATGACAGCCGTATCATTGCAGATGGATCGGGTTTCAGGAGTGGAT
This genomic stretch from Desulfobotulus pelophilus harbors:
- the cysS gene encoding cysteine--tRNA ligase; protein product: MSLRIYNTLHRKKEIFTPMEKGRVRLYVCGPTVYDYSHIGHARSVIFFDVVVRYFRVKGYEVTYVRNFTDVDDKIIQKANETGSDSATVSETFIRAFHEDMDRLHVLRPDLEPRATAHMSDIIDVVTLLIEKGHAYPVDGDVYFSVETFADYGKLSGRKLEDMEAGSRIAVDTRKKNPHDFALWKAAKPDEPFWQSPWGPGRPGWHIECTAMSCVLLGASFDIHGGGKDLIFPHHENEIAQSEAATGQPFASYWVHNGFVNINQEKMSKSLGNFLRVRDVIETWHPESVRLFLLSSHYRSPIDFTDQYLDEAAQNLDKLYALFLRAHASNLTLPDGRGELWQSFCAAMDDDFNTAKAMGLMYDAIRSANRLMDEGSPKSNRQAAALIADCYSMADVFGLGNEEASVYFETKKKNALSSTGLDASEIDALVRERTEARKHKDFHKADAVRQQLLDMGVVLEDKPEGTLWRLE
- the ispF gene encoding 2-C-methyl-D-erythritol 2,4-cyclodiphosphate synthase, producing MHPMNFRTGIGHDTHRFVAGRPLILGGEHLDYPLGLLGHSDADVLTHAICDALLGAAGLGDIGELFPDSDPAYENVCSMELLEQTGNLLFRKKFRIINIDAILFAQEPKISPHKIKMKRNLAKALGLHPDRINIKATTTEGLDAIGRKEGMAATAMVLLWREVERMVCKAD
- a CDS encoding response regulator; translation: MKENIRILIIDDHPLFREGLKSIIVKNKAFELVGEAGSGKDGLRMARELKPDLVIVDISLPDINGIQLTRDLTAASLSLRIIIVSMHAKIDYIAEAFQAGAIGYIAKDSASDRLLQGIETAMRGDYYLDSAISHQVVEKLMQFPVKEAKITDSEYGSLTPREQEVMRLLAEGSSPRDIGDRLYISPKTVENHRANIMKKLNVHSTMDLVRYAARLGLIDVDLWKE
- a CDS encoding ARMT1-like domain-containing protein, encoding MIPPNRQNNVDAVESGEKKAWEAAFYIENHLDHAAYPEEVAAPEQVGFMVHLLPDQRYYPCSEEMYQAIMGKQQSVFLQQRYREVLDRILEVVDVFIENESDREFLKALLQIKFRHETRDELMIPSRLEKRLFRIFLNQTNIVDPYLHEKRQRNDKAAQALKSQAFRDAFDYVDLSSMKKVPVSLGKIRDNLNTLELQRLFLLTGAKDLWLNSGDLLPDCHAFLDIFSQSLRGDVEALFCFLGIRGEPFRCSDGEERKKILWLADEAGEVLMDLKIIRYLARLGHKIVVSFKGEPIFTKVDFADVMEDSTLQEALDGARIVADPEISKNALVEILRKEENIVVISDGTRENVNLLLACTTFARVFKETDAVISRGAEQKRRFFDTRFEFTRPVFNISTQEDGSVEILHKPAHPDVIRFSHFDLERKAKKIIAQMKKARENGMAVMFYSGIIGSIPGKIDEAKRIMTVFIDYLRSRFARTFIINPSQYYEPGMDADDLMYMWEIVQRCGYIDIWRFQTYEDIAETFTILGEKVPPEWVGKDATYSTGCTKEMQIAMDVLAADPEMQLIGPPAEKFMRRRDYGVGKMHDKNL
- the codB gene encoding cytosine permease; this translates as MENPMQKDNDFALAHVADSHRKGFWSMLVVMMGFTFFSASMWAGGKLGTGLGAWEFFLAVMTGNLLLGAYTALLAAIAARTGLSTHLLARYSFGEKGSFLPSFLLAVTQVGWFGVGVAMFALPVQKVTGWNLHLIILVSGMIMTFTAWFGMRALTVLSFVAVPAIAVLGFFSVGKAFTDFGGMEGWLGLVPAEPMTLFAAIGICVASFISGGTLTPDFTRFARSTKIAVITTLIAFFLGNSLMFLFGAVGAAFYQQADIADVLMQQGMIVWAMVILGLNIWTTNDNALYASGLGLSNITRWPKKILVLINGAVGTLMALYLYNNFVGWLSFLNTMLPAIGGVLIADYYMVRKASYERLEKSSFVTIRPVAVLAWTAGVLAARYIPGIAPLNSVVCAMAVYVAGTSMIAAFSPSTQPKSL